From the genome of Tachypleus tridentatus isolate NWPU-2018 chromosome 6, ASM421037v1, whole genome shotgun sequence:
TACATTGACAGTGAATGAAAAAGGAAATCGAGAAATAAAAACTGTCTTCCTTCACTTCATCTGGTCACTGCTGTTTCTGGCTTTATCCTTTACGTGATCCACACTTTCCAATCCTATGTAATCTAAGGAGATGTGTTTTAATGTATTGAGTTCAGTAATGCAGAGAGACTGTGGTAGTATTCTAAGACAATACTTGGTTTAAtgtgttgagttcagtaacattgAGAGACTGTGGTAGTATTCTCAGACAAGAACCTCGTTTAGCATATTGAGTTCAGTAACACAGAGAGAGACTGGTAGTATTCTCAGACAACACTTGGTTTAAtgtgttgagttcagtaacacTGAGAGACCATGGTATTATTCTCAGGCCTGGAAGTTTGAAAGATCCTGAAATAGCTGAATTGTTTGATAAAGAAGACCCGGAAAAATTCTTCTGTGATTTAAGAGAAATAGGTCATGGAAGTTTTGGAGCTGTATATTATGTAAGTAGTTTTAGATTCATGTTATGCAGATAGTGgtatatttgttgtgttttacgtATGATTAAATGTctaatgtagtttgttttaaatgGCACAGTTATACTAAAAGTTTATATTCAGAACTATTATCATAGAAAGgttgtgttaatatatttttttgataactATACCTTGGCTGCTTCAGCTGTATGATAAACATGGTATAAGGCTTCATCCAGCTGTATTTAAACATATGAGAGAAGGAAACTGTAAGCGTTATTGCAGTAATTTTCTGCAGTAAACTGTCGCTAAACATCAAGCTTGTATCATGTGAACCATTATTTACAATACAAAAAGAAAGTATTACTTGGTTTGTAAAAGCTAACAAAGTTtgggaagaaaaaaatatattgttagatTACCATTGAAGAGTAATTATATTAGTGGAGGCCTTGTGTGTTGGAAACAAATGTTAAACTAACTAAAACATAGTAATAGTTGATACATTTTGTGAAAAAGGAATAGTATTAACTTTGTGCACATGAAGTGGTTAGAGGGCACGTGTCACAAACTTATTTGCGAAGTTTCactcaaacttttattaaacaaacatgccattaaaatattttacagttctaattttatgtgataaaagtttttaaattacttaatttcaaaaggaaatattcaaatacattttcagtcaTGTGGTGTGTTTGCACTTGGTACTTCCTGTTTTAGGTTTTCTTCACACTTTCATATGATCTTCTAGTGTCTTACCAATgacaaacttgtatatatatcaGCAAACCAAAATATAACTTTCTTGTctcagaaagaaaatttaaacacaCATGTACCTCCTATCTCATTGTCTTTCAGAAATGTCAATAATTCTATGTGGACTattttataaccaacagaaataGATCAGGTTGTTCCATATAGGATTCTTTAGGGATACTGGTACATTTAGATGAAGGCTGTTCTCTTTTACAATAAGAAGGATAATGACAATTATAATGAAgaacaatgtttatttataacataatggGATGCAGGTAAGTGTTTCAGAATTCTGTGACTTCTATCTTGAGTAACTAAAGTAAAATAGTGAAACATGTTATTACtaagtaaataactaaaatatgtttctACAATAACAGTAATTTAATCAAAACTACAATGTTGTAAAAACTAAAtgagtaacaaacaaaaattactgtacatgttaaaaaaaatgtttaatttaaatgaaGACTGTATGCTGTTCAGTGTTGATGAAAGTTGTTTGAAATGGAGAGAATCTTTAATCAGTAATTCCAGATAACTATTGTCCTTGCAAGGGATATTGAAACATGTTTCAGTTTTGATTAAATTGTCACTGTGgcaatgtattttaattacttatttagAAATGATGTATTTCTGTTGTTCTGCTTTAGATACTGAAGATGGAATTTGTGGAGTTCTGAAATGTTTATCATctgttttaaactaatattattcTTTGTCTTATGTTCTCCTTCCATTGATATGAAAGTTGTCAAAATATTATCAGTAGAAGTATTTGTTTACAggttatttattttgcttttccCAGGCAAGAAATAATCTCACCTCGGAAGTGGTTGCAATAAAAAAGATGTCATTTACAGGAAAACAGTCAGCAGAGGTGAGTTAAATGCCAGTGAAACAGTCGACTGAGATGATTAGATGGAAAACGTTCTTTATCAGAATGGTATCTTGAAAAATTTAAGGTAccattttaaaacagaatatcAAATTTCATTATCATTTTCAGTCATACATACTTAACATAACTGTTTGGTATCAACAAGGTGTGTAGTTTTCTTAATACCCtccataaaataattatacattgcttttgttggtaaaaagcaACTTTATTGTGAAAAACGCTACCTGTATGTGTTTCCTAAGTTTCTTATTTGTTTCTACAAACTCGTtactattttaacagttttgatgcaCTTTCTTTTTAAACTTAAAGTATAATTATGGCATAACAGTAATGCTAGTTGCTTGCTAGTATAATTATATGGCAAAAAAGCAATGCTTTCAGTTATATTACTGTTTCTCTCATTCTTGTCAAGAGTTAGACCTTTTCTTTCTATCCCTGCTTCCTCTTTCATTAGTTATTGTTGATCATTTCTGATCTTTGATCTTACACACagtttttttcaataaagtttGCTTGTACAATAACGGTTCTCTGGCAGTCATCATACAAATTACAATTATGGCACTGTAACTTGATCCATGATGTGAGATTTTTGTTTGGTCTTTATTGTTGTGAGATTGGTTTGTAATTTTGCTTCTAGACAAACTTCTAACTTTTTTCTtgccattttattaaaatatatttgactgTTTAATTGTGAATTCTTAATTTAGTTTAATGAGGGATAACTTAGGCATGTTAGTCCTGTTATGACCTATGTGTGTTTGAACTTATGGATGTTGTAACTTAGTCCTATTATAACCTATGTGTGTTTtgaactttgtttattttactagTAAAGTGTTACTTTTTTCTTGTCATCATACAGAAATGGCAAGATATTATTAAAGAGGTGAAGTTTCTACGTCAAGTGAAGCACAAGAACACAATAGACTACAAGGGATGTTACTTGAAAGAACACACAGCATGGGTGAGAAAAAACTTGCACTTTTTTATAATACAGGGTCATTATACTGTTAGTTGTGTAATTATACACGCAAGTGTATATTGAACACTGATAactatattaatgaaatatttctgtcAAAATTAATGATTGTTGAAAAAATAGTGATTGCCCTCTTTCTGTATTGGTAATTTTTCAGTATATCTTTCTGAAATAATCTTTTGAAAACAATTggaaaaaatttatttatattgatgGGATCTTAATGTAAGTCTTGTACAACTGTTCCAGTTAAAATTGTCTTGAAAGAGGGTATTTTGCTGAGTTACAGAGACTTTCAGATATCACTGGTGTTTCATCAGTCTGACTTAAAGGTAATTGAAGACTTGCATTATTTGGTAACTGTTTCAGTTCAAATTGAATAATTATGTCACAGgcttgtaaataatttttttaaaactcttctgaagtttaaaacaagtgtgaaatgttttaattggCAAAGGATGAGCAGGGTGTATTCTAGTTGTTATCATGCCTCAGACCATGGATCTCAGGTTCATCAGTTACAAAAACTTGCTTCAAACTTTGGGTGCCAACCAAATCTCCTTGTTTGGtttgagtagcccaagagttgttgttAATGTAATGTTAGGGAGTACTGTTTGAAGATAGCTGTTTATGTTGCTATTGATGAGAAttgtaaaaatactaagtttgcttctgtgtgtaataaaatattttctttgtgatGGTTTTCAGCTTATCATGGAATATTGTTTAGGATCTGCATCAGACATTATTGAAGGTAAGTTACAATAAATGTATCCTGCTATATCAGAATAAATTTAGGGAAAGGCATTGAGTTTTAACAGTTTATAGGTGTGAAATATTCATATACATATTCTAAATTCATATCTAAAGGTGAAATTGTTTAAGGTTTAGAGGTGAAGTGGCTTTAGAAAAAATACTGCATAAGAAATGAACCTGAAGATAAtctagaaaggtcaaaacatttttctctgatttaatagtaaaagttttaatacccataccaactgttctgaggtacatttttacttcaagtgggtttcttgtcaacAAGTATAAGAAAGGAATTGTGatgattattgtattataaaggaaaaaaattaagtttatgtATTGTGTATTATGTAGTAAAGTGTGAGACATAACCGTTTCGATTGTGACATAACCGTTTTGATTGTGTCGTGTAGTTTCTCTGTGGTAAAGTGTGAGACATGACTGTAACCTGTAGTCTCTCCCATTTTCATGTAATACATAAAACTTATGGCTACTTTCAAAGTTTTGGgctatttatattatgtaattttttctttttttttctattttgtctGAAGAGATACATGTATGTATTGTGTtcccataaaatatttttagaactttTAGAGTTGTATAGATTTTATATTGAGATTAGGCCCTTGGGATTGTATATGAAATGACATAAAATGGTAAACATGTCTTACCAGTGGAGAAAAGCAAGATAACAAATACAGgtttttttatgtacattgtttctctattaaagttaacaaatgtgACATAAAATCTTCTTTTGATGTAGAAAATACAATGTAGGTATTTCTTGTTCTCAAATTATCAATGGATCAAGTAAGTAAAACCTAACCTgccaaaatatgttattttattgttgtccAGTTTAAAGGAGTTTAGGATCAAATTTCTTCACAGTTCTACTTTGGAAACGTTAAATTAAATTTGGATCTCACATTCACCCACCTAAAAATACTTAGTTTCAGATCAGATTGTAATTTAGAATAATGTAAGTTGTGTTAAGTATGGGGTTAAAGGATGTACCAATTTTTGAGAATTCTGTTATGAgctgaacattttattttcactctATTTGAGATCATATAATTCTTCCAATATGTACTTGTATCTATTACTCAAGATTTTTGAGCCTATTAACAGTTACTTATGACATGTTACTTAATTCAGTAACTTAGACAGTTTAAAAGTTACAATAAGTAGAAAATtcagtgtttaatgtagtttgtGTTTGGTGTTATTCCTGTTGGAATCTCTTCAGaattatgttaattataataacacttttaattatgaatGAGTGATATAATATTAAGtcttattttaagtattttttatccattgttttattcatttcttactGGCACCTCTTATAGGGGTAAGTCATACAaaaatttaactgtttaaaaataattgaaataaggCAAGGTTTAAAACTTActtgatttgttattttatataaagctTCTACAACTATGGACACAGATGTTGTTTGTCCTTCGAATATTACAGTGATGGTTTAACATTTGCTTTAAATCCTGGTTCAGTTCACAAGAAACCACTTAAAGAAGAAGAGATAGCTGCAATATGTCAAGATGCCCTTGAAGGCTTGGAATATCTGCATTCTATGGGGAGAATACATAGGGATGTGAAGGCAGGAAACATCTTACTGACTGAGGCAGGAACTGTAAAATTGGGTGAGATATTTTACTTGTATCTTTTGATAGAATCTCGTCTTACAGACAGAAATAAACAGGGCATTTTGAAACAAATGCAGCTAGTAAATGGTTAGAAAAGTGTACAggtatgaatttatttattatgtatggtGTGTTATCCATCATACaactgttgactggtaaactcgTTTTAGTATAAATCTTTATTGTTAATGTTAGTGTTAATCAGTATAGTGATTTAGTTGTATGTTAGTATTAACCAGTTCAGCCTCCTAGTATTTGAAATCAGGAATTAAGTATTTGTTAAAATGCATAGTATAgatatttgaaagaaaatgtttttgaaaacctCTAGAACTTAAAAAAGAACTTCTTTATatcttaaagttatttaatttttatttgttcattttaatattaagttttctaAAAAGGTTGCTCATAAAGCCAGTAAATTTCATTTACCCTAGAAATTGTTAACttatactgataataaaataGTCAAATCCTTTCAGCTGATTTTGGTGCTGCTTCACTTGTGTGTCCAGCAAACTCTTTTGTGGGCACTCCTTACTGGATGGCACCAGAAGTTATCCTTGCTATGGACGAGGGGCAGTATGATGGGAAGGTGGACATCTGGTCACTTGGCATCACATGCATTGAACTTGGTAAGGAAACAGAATGTGTTGTAATATTACTtgtgttaaataatattgttcaGGTAAGAAATGCTGATGGTACATGTGTGAAAATGCTAAGTTTATCCAGTAATTCTTGTGTCTTGGCTTTATGAATCAGGGTGACAAAATCCAGGCACtaatctctttctttttttttttttttttttttttttcatacatgaAATATAAGCATTCTTCAGTAATAAGTAGAGCACAAATGcttgaaggtgttttttttttcttcttcaagcTGAACATGTGTTTATCATCACAGATTTAACTTGTACCACCCACTGACTATTGTACCAAATCTCTTCTTTGGGTTATTATTACCCTTTATAATTACTTTTCTAAGAGCATCTCATTGGCTACTCAAAATTATAATTCAATCACATAATGTACAAAACTAATGaactggtattttttattattctaactaCCCAGTAATCAAAGTACTGTTACTGTTAATTACAGTCATTATTGGTCATTTCAACTTGGTTCAGCTTAAATGACTAGTTTTATgactcacaaaaataattaatgtttattactttttatttctgtcCAAGTGATTAGAATAAGGTctatggttaaaatataaaattaaattttgactAATGGCCAGAATTAAAAAAACTGTTGTGGTAGCTTTGTACTACCATCCCATTGATGATAAGATAAAGCtataaaaaatgtaacttttttttttatattttggctGTTGTTTGAATACACTTTTTATTGAGTGTAatgttcattatatttttaattttaacatttattgtacAACTTGTCTTCATCCAGTCATCATTGTTAGTATGTTTATTTggtatgcacaaagctacactattaGTTCTTGGTATTTTATGTATCGTGGATATTGAAACCTTACTTTGAGTGtttcatatgttttgtttttagttatgttGTGTAAATAATGGATAAGTGTGTTGTTCATTTGTTGTGATAATAATCAgttatttgaatataatttataacGAGTCTGGTAATTGATCAATGAAATAATTTTCTCTCGTCCGTAACTCATAAACTCAAAGACACTTGTGTTGATACCTCTAAATgagtaaaattttttaaatattttatataacatattagTTAATTTTGAACATGTTATTACCTTCCACGTGATCTACTCTAGAATTATATGTACCATTGTGTCTTTCTCTCATCAGTTAAAAAAGTGAATATATGTTGCCACTCTTCTTCACATATTAATAACAGGTACATTTTAAACAAGTCAAAAACAGTGAAACTAACAGATTAGAAAGTTagataactttattaaataagagaaacgTTGGATCACACTTTGTTGCCATTTTTGCCAGAAAACACATTCTTTATGATATGAATGTTAgcctattttaaatatttatgtatattatctTCAGTTGTTTTAGGTAAGTTGTAACGAATTAGGGAGTTGTGACACTTTATCTGTCTACTCAAAGATGTCAGtttagcagaaaaaaaaacattgtcacATCAGTGTTGTATTTTGAGTGTTAAGATAGATCTTTTTATAGCcccatttgtttctgttttctgtagAAATGTTGACTCTCATATTATTTCATATGAAAGTgtataggttttatttttaatgtagaaaCATTTACTCCTGAAAGTATTCAGTTTCCATTCATTACCATGTTACATAGAAATGTGGGTGTCCAGTTAACCCTTGTTAGTATTTTGAGTGGAAATGTAACCAGTGTTCAGTTTGTTAGTATTGTGTATAAACAGATGAGTCTATTTCCCTCCCCTTTACTCTTGTGTTTAGGTATACACAAGCACCAGTAATCTACCCCCttgatattattttgtgtgttaaCATGAGTACTCCTGGTTGCCCCCTTTCTCCTTCCCAGTGGTAAATTAAGAGTTTATAGGGAACACACCCAGTTTGTTCTCTGCAAAAAGACAGACACACTGGGATGTTATCTGTAGAACACAGACACACCAGGTCTATTCTCTGTGGAAACAAACTCTTCCTACAAATTGCTGGTGTGATGTTGAGTGAATCTTTAAGACAGTTATCCAAACACTTACAGGAGAATTACTCAAGAAGTAGACATTCAAAACATGTAGGTAAATTGTCCAGGTACCTTTCTGGTCAAGAAGTAGTCAACCATTTACTGTTTAGAATAACTTTTAACTACAATAAAACTGCTGTTATTTTGATAACACATTGAACAACCATACACACTGATATACATTTTCATCAAGTCATTTTTTCCTTGCTCCAGAAGGACAGAAATAATGAACCTGGTTTAGGAGAAAAAATAAGATCTGCGATATAATATAGCTCTGAAATACTGTACTAAATCCAGATATTCTTGAAAAGAAGTTGTGATTTTCACTGTTCCCCTGGTCAAATTTTGTTCATTGAAGACAAGTACTTTTTAAACTACAAACCATTTCAAGGAAGAGGTTTTCTGTGTAATCACTACATAGATCATTGAgcctaaaattaattaatacgAGTCATCAACttggtttttttttactgtatttttactgCTGTGTTGATTTAGTATAAGCTATTGTGGATGGTCTTCAGAgagtaatatttttaacataacagCTGAAAGAAAACCAGTGTGGCTTTTCATTTTTAGCAGACATATTGATTTAGTTTAAATTGTTGTAAGCTATCATCTTTACAGAGTTATGCTTTATTATGTTGATAGCTGAAAGAAAACCTCCTTATTTCAATATGAATGCCATGAGTGCCTTGTATCACATAGCACAGAATGATTCTCCTGTCCTCACTGGAGGTGACTGGTAAGTTTCGTCTTCACGTTTATAGAAACAACTATTGAGACCTCTCTCTAATCTGACTATGTAGTACTGATTTGTTTAACTCGAAGTCTTGTATTTGTACAGTCAAACAGGTGCATAAAATACGTTATAAATGTAGTCAAACAGGTGcataaactacatttttaaatgtagttgTACGTTTGGCCAATCAAAACACAATCACACTGATCTGTCATGTGAAGTCACAAATGTTTTCCTTCCAACAAATGATTAAACTGATAACAAGAAGGgatgttctgttttttttcttaataacatttgatatttaagGACTGTGTACATTTGATAGTTATCTTGAAGTAGTGTACATTTCTACAAGTATGTTAATATTGAAGATTATTAAAAACTAagtgttttaatgtgtatgaGTTATTGTATCGTTATACAGTTCCACTGACTTGATTGTACTTTCTTTTGAAAGGTCTGACATTTTTAGGCATTTTGTTGAACTTTGTCTGCAGAAGAACCCATCTGATAGGCTTGATGCTAGTGAACTACTACAGGTAAAAAGTGGTACTAGCAGTTTGTTTGTTAAGTTATTCTTAAgaattagaataatttattacgtgttaaaattaacaaaatgaaacgtatttgtatttttaactctTAATTTGTGGCCTCCAGTTTACtgattgtaatatgtaacattttggaaagttttgattttacagaaaaatatgttAGAACTGCAGCTTTGGGTTAGAACTTCTGTCAGTtatgtgttttaacatttttggaCCATTCTTTTCAATTTTCTGGTCAAAAACTTGACAAACGTAGAACACTAATGAAACAGAGTACCAAAACTTGCAACTGTAGGTGTTTCTAGCACGATAAGTACAGTCAGTGTTGATGTGATGGGACATCTATTGAGAGAAGAGGAGGGCGAAGGAagtttccattaaaaaaaaatgagtaGAAGTGAAAAGAAGAAAGCTGTGACCGTGTTAGACATCAAAggtgttgttttgtgtgtttaacAAATCTCATTGAATGTTACCTGTACTAACTCGTTTTGTAAAGGTTTTCTTAACCACTGTCCATTACTGCTACTATTTAGTTACAGTAGTAATAGTTTACTGTTGATTTTTGACAAAGTCTACATACAAAATATTGGTCAACTCTCAGCAAAATAAGTCAACTTTAGTAGATAATTTGCAAGTTGTGTTGAGACCACTTTCAGTTTTTGTACTAGTTTTGGATTCTTTTGAACCCCAGTCTAAAGTGTGCAACAAATAACTGGAAGAATGTACTACTACTATGCCATATAGTGATGTGAATGTTATTCACCACACTTTAGGGACATCTGTGTAGTTTATTCCTGAATCCAGGTTTAATTGAACTTTGTAGAACAGAAgttggtttttaaatattttctattggcACTCAACATTTTGTAATAGGTCAgttgttattaaatatgtttttaaaatcaaatgaCTGATAATCTGAACAAGATGGAAGTgttaagtaattatatttaaagtaaaatctaAATGAGAGTTTTTTGGCTTTAATTTCtgtagtaataatattttacattattttatcaggCAGATCTAATAGAACCATTTTGTTTCCACAGCATGTGTTTATAACTAGACCAAGAGCACACAGAGTTATACTTGACCTCATACAACGTACCAAAGCAGCAGTAAGAGAATTAGACAATCTAAATTATCGAAAAATGAAAAAGATTTTAATGGTGGATTCTCAAGAAAATGAAGTTTCAACAGTGGACGGAGAAGAAGATTCAACAGTAAGTCTACTTAACATGCTAATGTGGTAATACAAGTTACCCAGCAAGCATTCTAAACGTGCTAATGTGGTAATACAAGTTACCCAGCGAGCATTCTAAACGTGCTAATGTGGCAATACAAGTTACCCAGCGAGCATTCTAAACGTGCTAATGTGGCAATACAAGTTACATCAGTATCACAAAGTATAAATTAAGGAAAAGTACCactatttcagatttttttattaatcataaattcaatttattttcttctctaGTCTTGTGCTACAAGTTACTTATTTTATACTTGTAACAGACCTGGTTGTTAGGGAGCTCAACTTGAATAAATATTAGGGATAGCAGTTTTTTTCAagatagtttgtttaaaataaaggttaaacaaatatcataaatgttaaAATGGGTCAATAATTTAATGGAATGGGCATTGATACtgtgttttacttatttatatgaCAAATAATTCGATTTTTAATTTTCTACTAGTAAATGGCAAATCTGAACAAGCAATTTGGAAATGGCAGAAATAAAACCATGTATAGACATTTAGTTAGGATTTATCAGCTTTCAACACcagaaaaatgaataacatttttaaagtttagtgtATTAACTTGTAGAATCATATCTGTCAGTGTTTTGGCTTTATGTAAACTTTTCTATTGGTATTAAACTTTTCAAGgtatctgtgtttccttggtaaTAATGCTGATTGTTATTTCAGGATGATCAAGCTGGAGGAGACAGCAGTAAGAGTAACAGTATAGCTAGCACTCAGAGCCACCAGAGTGGTGGGGTTAGTGCTGGTAGTCAAGGTAGTAGCACCAGCAGTCTTCCACCAGTTTCTGATAATGATTCAGGCTACAACTATCCACCATCACTTCGAAGTCAGCGAGGGAATGTTCGGGTCAGTCCCTCGGTGAGAAGAACCTTATAAATAAAGCTAGTGATTTTATAGATAGTTATAGAGTTCTGAAAGTTTgctatattttactaaaatgatAACACTGTATTGTTGGTATTATGGCTATTACAAATTAAAGCATGATATTTTTGTTACAGTGTGAAGATTCCACACTGTGGTTATAGTTACTGTATTTTTGTTGCAATGTGGttaaagttactgtatttttgttACAATGTGATGACTCTGTACTTCATGGTTCTGGTTTAAAGAATTCTTCCACAACAAGCCTGAATAGTACAGAAGTTGGAGCCAACAACTTTGCCACCATTAGAACAACTTCCATAGTCAGTCGTCAAATCAAAGAACATGAACAGGAGAACCAGATGCATGAGCAGATGTCTGGATATAAACGTATGAGAAGGTTACACCAGAAAGCTCTTATTCAGGTGTGGGTTTGTTGAAACTTTTAGAGTTGTAGTAATTTTACATGGAAaatgtataaactttaaaatgtctGTAATGTTGGAATTGTTTTAAACCATGCAACTTGAGTCCTTTTGACaggtttttttatcattttgtgttaAGACCTCTGAAACCTCCATGTTCTTGTGACATCATGAGTGAACCTTTCTATTCAGTGTTTGTGgacacaaataatttttttataactttattttatttactttttagaTGGAATTAAAATTCAGTGAGGTTGTAAGTGTAtgcactgtttgttttattttaccctaTGACTACCaactactgttttttttatatatacaatgttactcattatattttgttaagaaaataGAACTAATGTGTGAAATTGCATGAAAATTGACAGGAACTTTCCTAAATGTATGTAGTTTCAGAAAAGTATTTACTATTGGTTTTTCTATTTTTGGTAATAAAAGTTCAttatttaatacagttatttGCACTTTGTCTCTGAATAACTAACCtgcaaagtgtttttttattgttaagtataaaaacactgattttaaccttttatagttttcatattttgtgcGCATAATCTTAACTTCCTAATGAATATTAAAAgcttttttaaggtaaatgtttatacTTCATTTGCCACTTTCTCTACAATGTCACTAAATCTAGTTATAAATGTACAGTGCAATGAAatctttaaaattaggaaataaaaatatgtacaaaccttttaatttcttttctgatATCTCTAATAACTTTGTGATTTAACATGTAGTTTCACATCTTTGTCTATTcacttactatttatttttaacgttCTTTACCTTTGATTTATTTATGTTGACACAAATCAAGAAGAGTCTTTTTGTAAGTTTAGCCCCTtcacaataatatttcttgtactcTTAGTTTCTCAAAGCTGTCTTAGCAATTCAAAGTatagaataattttgaaaattattaaaccttTGAAATATAAATCTTTAAACACAGATAATAGATGATTAACTAAAGTATAAAACCTAAATGCAATCTCTCAAAATAATATGTACAAGGCGAGAGAAAATGTTAAAGTTCTGTGAACACTGCTGTTA
Proteins encoded in this window:
- the Tao gene encoding serine/threonine-protein kinase Tao isoform X1 produces the protein MPSMLRPGSLKDPEIAELFDKEDPEKFFCDLREIGHGSFGAVYYARNNLTSEVVAIKKMSFTGKQSAEKWQDIIKEVKFLRQVKHKNTIDYKGCYLKEHTAWLIMEYCLGSASDIIEVHKKPLKEEEIAAICQDALEGLEYLHSMGRIHRDVKAGNILLTEAGTVKLADFGAASLVCPANSFVGTPYWMAPEVILAMDEGQYDGKVDIWSLGITCIELAERKPPYFNMNAMSALYHIAQNDSPVLTGGDWSDIFRHFVELCLQKNPSDRLDASELLQHVFITRPRAHRVILDLIQRTKAAVRELDNLNYRKMKKILMVDSQENEVSTVDGEEDSTDDQAGGDSSKSNSIASTQSHQSGGVSAGSQGSSTSSLPPVSDNDSGYNYPPSLRSQRGNVRVSPSNSSTTSLNSTEVGANNFATIRTTSIVSRQIKEHEQENQMHEQMSGYKRMRRLHQKALIQLEAKCRQEMEEHKQKLDKEYENLLQQFSKELERVQVKHQQELERKLKHNLASEKRLSQAITKQHEDELKRYQQQQKNEYKQLKDRKKKEMGGETPSRQRDDALRSQKEDVLHRQALAVQRLQREQMEYHKLEIRKFRRRKLLQYHQLEQNLLREELNKRQSQLEQAHTMLLYHHDVTQELAYRQQRTVHHLKEEQIRKQHHTELANQQEYNSRRERELRKKHAMEVKQQPKSLKQKELQIRKQFRETCKIQTRQYKAWKNQILATTPKEEQKTVIKKLKDEQRRKLAILGEQYEQSIAEMLQKQSIRLDESQEMEARQLKEQLEQERELLIAFQSKIRMQAETQRNRERRELEERVSMRRALLEQKMEQEKLQFQEERTERHRLLLERQAREIEAFDEESAKLGFNALEIARASQEPVADDELSISGSMLSLAHSNSASSFTHTQL